In Neodiprion virginianus isolate iyNeoVirg1 chromosome 6, iyNeoVirg1.1, whole genome shotgun sequence, the genomic window TCTCCAGAATATGtatttaatgtaaaaaaatttaattgatgcAAATAACCATTGGGTGATTTAAGCTAATATTTAGTTAGATTTAGGAAATCACGAGATAATTACTGTTTTAATCAAGTCGATGAATTTTATCTCCTCCATAGAGGGCgtacggtaaaaaaattataacgattGTTTTCAAAAGACTCTTACAAAATATACGGAACAGATGGTTCAAGTTCAAAAAtaacgaacaaacaaaaaatattcatataacCAGTGTTGTACAATATCTAGATAATTTTAAGTAAAACAATCGTCTTAGATAACTGTATTATCTCATTTTCTTATACAACACTGCTAACTAATATAAGTATTTTCAATATTGCTGAGTGTATCCAATAAGGTGTACCGGACCCTCCGGGCTAAGTTGTTTCCTTTCGGAAACCGTAACTGTTGCGACTTTGTTTCTGTACTCTTTGACCTTGACCTTTTCAGTATCACTTTCAGGCTGGTCAGTGAACTCCGTTAGCTTCTCATCATAATGATAGGGTGCCGGTTCTGGGACCACGAGCAGATCCAACACTTCTTCATTGGCAGCCGGTGGATTCATTTCCTTCAATTCCTGTGACTTTTCGCTCCCCTTACCATTCTCATAATCATAATCGTTTTGACTAAAGCCAAAGAAGTCGTGAGCACTTTTGGGATCATCAAATCTAAGCGTTGACTTGTCCTCGACATGAGGCATGGAGTGTATTTGGACGGGCGCCTGATGCTGCTCGTTCGTGCTCTCATCGAATCTTCTTCCGTTGAGACGAGGTTTCGCCAGCGTGTAGTGTTGACTGAAAATTGGCTCTCGACCCGGTTGGtcatagattttttttccaaactgACTACCGTCCTTATTTCTGGGTATGTGAACTCCTTCGTTAGTGGCTTGTCTCTGGTATGACTCCCTAGGTTCATACTGACGTGGACTTGAAGGACTTGAAGGGATTGAGGGCACTTGAACGTGCTGCGAATTGGCATTCGGTCCACGGCTTTCGTAATTACTTTGATGATTCGCATATGGGTATTCGTCAGAGGTATACCGATGATTCTCTACTTCAGACGGTTGGTCAGTACGCTGTTCTTGAATGTTATCTCGCGACCGCGTTGTGTCATGGCTAGCCTGCGCCCTACTTTCCTGAGAATCGTATCTAGCTGATGGGAAGTAAGGCGCGTGTGGTTCCTGTGTTGTATCCGATTCCTGGCCACTCGAAAGTCTCGGGTATTCGTTCTCTGCGTTCCGAGGTTCGGAAGAATATTCTTTATAAGGTTCCTGTTCATTTTTCTGTTGATATTTACCACGCATTGTTTTAGAGGCAGAGTCGTACCCAGGCACGAAATATTGTACAGGTTTAGTTTGCTCGCCTTCGCTGGAACCTGCATTAGGAGATGCGCTTTCAACAGGAATATCAGTTTCCGGGGTGGATTCAACTAGCGGAAGTTCAGCTACGTTAGTTTGCTCGGTGCTATCAAATACGAAGTCAAACGGAGCTGGCCAAGCCTGAATATCTTTGGATTCACCATCGTGAAGACTTTTCATAGTGAGTTTCTGTGGCAGTCCAATCGACGCCTGTTCATCCTCATTTgggtttttcttttctaccgGCGATTCTTTCTCAGATTCTTCAGCCTCTTTTGGCTTTGAATTATAATTGTAAGACATAATTCGTTCTAAGCCAGTCATACCGTCATTGTGACCATAAACGTACGTAACCGGCGAATAGTAAGGCATAAAACTCTTGAAGTCGAAATGATACAAAGGTATGTCTTTCTCTTCGGTGGAGCTTTCGTCTTTTGATTTCTCATTCTTGTCCTCCGATTCTCCGTCTGAGTCTTGTTTCAATTCAGATTTAGGGCTTTGATCCACATCCGATGCTTGAGTTGAGCTTTCAAGATCATAATCTGGctcttcatttttcatgtAAGGCTCATATGGGCCATAAGATTCCGAGTAATCAGGACTTTTCGAGCCTTCGTTACGCTGGGGTGCTGATTCGTCCTGGTCGTTAGCGTTCTCCAATTTCTCTGCCGATTGCGTGCTCTCTTCGGGCCTATCTTCTAGTTCATACTCTTCGTACTTCAGTTCTGGAGCTGGCGAAGAGTACTTTTCCTTCAGTTGTGCCAAGTGATCGTCAAAATCTTCCCTATTCCGTTCATCGTGATTCCTTTCCCACCAGGGCTTTGATTCCGTTTTGTAATTCTCCGAATCCTGCGTCTTTTCAGGGATATATAAACCCGTATTGGGATCTTTGAATTTGACGAAGTAATCGGCAATGTTTTCATCAATCTGCCCCTGGTCTTCTAAGCTTTCTCCATAACTATTCTGCAGACTTTCCGATTTTGAAGTACCGTCATGTCTTGAAATTGGCAGTGATTGTTCCTCTTCATTGTTGTAGCTACTATGTCTTGGAGGAAAGTCTTCATACTTTTCTTGTCTTTTCGGCTCTTCATCGTACTCAAAGTGTTGTTTAGGACTTCTTTCATCCTCAAACTCGTACCTTTGGGGATGCTCTTCTTCATCTTCAGCGTTCGACGGTTTCTCCTGACCATGCGAGAAATTCTCGTACCTTTCCTTCGGGTCCTCGGCATTTATCTCCAATTTTACTTCATCATCTCGATCTACGTTCACTCTCTCCAGTTCTCTCGGCCCGTCAATATGCGTTTCATCTCTCGCCGTAATTTCCTTCTCACGATTTGTAAACCGCTCATCCGTATGTTC contains:
- the LOC124307167 gene encoding helicase swr-1-like, with product MKFHVVLLLLLCAQSCLAHYWSEVRRYAANFDGLNNGDQTEKVESILSRRLRSTVSYEDSEDAEVVYDENERPRDKRTLGFIVRGLANALGYTLTPVQVASLPNPSPSSQTPPAPPAVPVAPAKPAAAPAAPPKPAAPAAPSRPKSVPRSLPPQPTQRETIRLTGVVNFGANANNNLPGQLVQYEQLFHGNSAAGAPASAPAPAPAPAPKPTLAKIPSPIVPNLIPLLPPTRTPSTTSGTLPVKPPNLIKQEVETEYRNKEDMVTFNVENKDLKSDKDVYFALPNNGHMPEVNWQKGLDERLQQLEERQKAYSDKLKEHEELLAKQQQDHEHTDERFTNREKEITARDETHIDGPRELERVNVDRDDEVKLEINAEDPKERYENFSHGQEKPSNAEDEEEHPQRYEFEDERSPKQHFEYDEEPKRQEKYEDFPPRHSSYNNEEEQSLPISRHDGTSKSESLQNSYGESLEDQGQIDENIADYFVKFKDPNTGLYIPEKTQDSENYKTESKPWWERNHDERNREDFDDHLAQLKEKYSSPAPELKYEEYELEDRPEESTQSAEKLENANDQDESAPQRNEGSKSPDYSESYGPYEPYMKNEEPDYDLESSTQASDVDQSPKSELKQDSDGESEDKNEKSKDESSTEEKDIPLYHFDFKSFMPYYSPVTYVYGHNDGMTGLERIMSYNYNSKPKEAEESEKESPVEKKNPNEDEQASIGLPQKLTMKSLHDGESKDIQAWPAPFDFVFDSTEQTNVAELPLVESTPETDIPVESASPNAGSSEGEQTKPVQYFVPGYDSASKTMRGKYQQKNEQEPYKEYSSEPRNAENEYPRLSSGQESDTTQEPHAPYFPSARYDSQESRAQASHDTTRSRDNIQEQRTDQPSEVENHRYTSDEYPYANHQSNYESRGPNANSQHVQVPSIPSSPSSPRQYEPRESYQRQATNEGVHIPRNKDGSQFGKKIYDQPGREPIFSQHYTLAKPRLNGRRFDESTNEQHQAPVQIHSMPHVEDKSTLRFDDPKSAHDFFGFSQNDYDYENGKGSEKSQELKEMNPPAANEEVLDLLVVPEPAPYHYDEKLTEFTDQPESDTEKVKVKEYRNKVATVTVSERKQLSPEGPVHLIGYTQQY